Proteins from a genomic interval of Paenibacillus sp. FSL R5-0623:
- a CDS encoding ABC transporter substrate-binding protein, translating into MKQLVRTFAIVFVAAFALMILASYLNKSQGYSGGNTLTIYNWGDYIDPDLLKEFEDETGIKVIYQTFDSNEAMLTKIEQGGTTFDVAIPSEYAISKMKEEDLLVPIDHSKLTNLSNIDPRFLDLSFDEGNKYSIPYFWGTVGVVFNPELVDGLTFDSWNDLWDPRLKNQILLLDGAREVIGMGLNGLGYSLNDTNEDHLQEALKKLSTLTPNVRAIVGDEIKMLLANEEAAVGLVWSGDASEIMDENDKLDYMVPEEGSNLWFDNMVIPKTASNIEGAHQFINFMLDPDHAARNAEYVGYSTPNAEALKLLPEDISEDERFYPDETLTGKLEVYDNLGKKMLSHYNDLFLEFKMHSK; encoded by the coding sequence ATGAAGCAACTGGTACGGACATTTGCGATTGTTTTTGTGGCCGCGTTTGCCCTGATGATCCTGGCTTCGTATCTGAACAAGAGTCAGGGGTATTCTGGCGGCAACACGCTGACCATCTATAACTGGGGCGATTATATCGACCCGGATCTGCTTAAGGAGTTTGAGGATGAGACAGGTATTAAGGTTATCTATCAGACGTTTGACTCCAATGAAGCGATGCTGACCAAGATTGAGCAGGGGGGAACCACGTTTGATGTGGCAATTCCTTCTGAATATGCGATTAGCAAAATGAAAGAGGAAGACCTGCTCGTTCCAATTGATCACAGCAAATTGACTAACCTGAGCAACATCGATCCGCGGTTCTTGGACTTGTCCTTTGACGAAGGCAACAAGTACTCGATCCCTTATTTCTGGGGAACAGTGGGGGTTGTGTTCAATCCCGAACTGGTGGATGGGTTGACGTTTGATAGCTGGAATGACCTGTGGGACCCACGTCTGAAAAATCAAATCCTGCTCCTTGACGGTGCACGCGAAGTCATTGGTATGGGTCTCAACGGTCTAGGGTATTCCCTGAACGATACCAACGAAGATCATCTGCAAGAAGCGCTGAAGAAGCTGTCTACATTGACACCTAACGTGAGAGCGATTGTCGGAGACGAGATCAAGATGTTGCTCGCGAATGAGGAAGCAGCCGTTGGGCTCGTATGGTCCGGGGATGCGTCCGAGATTATGGATGAGAACGACAAGCTAGATTATATGGTGCCAGAAGAAGGCTCAAACCTCTGGTTCGATAACATGGTTATCCCGAAGACGGCGAGTAATATTGAAGGAGCACACCAGTTTATCAACTTCATGCTGGACCCGGATCATGCCGCTCGCAATGCGGAGTATGTCGGGTATTCCACACCGAACGCCGAGGCACTTAAGCTACTGCCAGAAGACATCTCGGAGGATGAGCGCTTTTATCCAGACGAGACACTGACAGGTAAGCTGGAGGTCTACGATAATCTGGGTAAAAAAATGCTCTCGCATTATAACGACCTGTTCCTGGAGTTTAAAATGCACAGCAAATAA
- a CDS encoding ABC transporter permease, whose amino-acid sequence MGRNGKLSNVYLAVVFAILYAPIAYLIFYSFNSGGHMRSFEGFTLEWYREVFADTRLLIIVLNTFIIALLSSAISTILGVAGALAIYHVRRKRTKNTLLSLNNVLIVSPDVIIGASFLILFTMIGIKLGFTSVLLSHIAFSVPIVVIMVLPKLQEMSPTLMDAARDLGAGSWQILTRVVLPYVKPGIFAGFFMALTYSLDDFAVTFFVTGNGYSTLSVEIYSRARQGVSLSINALSTLLFLLTVLLVVGYYFINRRATRIPPGGKGLRP is encoded by the coding sequence ATGGGAAGAAACGGAAAGCTGTCTAACGTCTATCTAGCCGTTGTATTCGCCATATTGTACGCACCGATTGCGTATCTGATCTTCTATTCCTTCAATAGTGGCGGGCATATGCGCAGCTTCGAAGGATTCACGCTTGAATGGTACAGAGAGGTGTTCGCCGATACTCGGCTGCTCATCATTGTGCTGAATACATTTATCATTGCGCTCCTGTCATCAGCGATCTCCACGATCCTTGGTGTAGCAGGAGCACTGGCGATCTACCATGTGCGTCGCAAACGGACCAAAAATACGCTGCTGTCACTCAATAACGTGCTCATCGTTAGTCCCGATGTCATCATTGGTGCATCGTTCCTGATCTTGTTCACCATGATTGGCATCAAACTGGGCTTCACTTCGGTCTTGCTGTCTCATATTGCGTTCAGTGTACCCATTGTCGTGATCATGGTGCTGCCAAAGCTGCAAGAGATGAGCCCAACATTGATGGATGCGGCACGCGATCTGGGCGCTGGATCATGGCAGATTCTGACGCGTGTGGTGTTGCCATACGTGAAACCAGGTATTTTTGCCGGATTCTTCATGGCTTTGACGTACTCACTCGATGATTTTGCAGTAACATTCTTTGTCACAGGTAATGGATACTCCACACTCTCGGTAGAGATATACTCTAGAGCAAGGCAGGGCGTTTCGTTGTCCATCAATGCTTTGTCTACCCTGTTATTCCTGCTCACGGTTCTGTTGGTGGTCGGATATTACTTCATTAACCGCCGAGCAACACGGATACCACCCGGAGGAAAGGGGCTGCGACCATGA